From Miscanthus floridulus cultivar M001 unplaced genomic scaffold, ASM1932011v1 fs_581_1_2, whole genome shotgun sequence, a single genomic window includes:
- the LOC136532330 gene encoding CASP-like protein 4D1, translating to MALSRKAWIAAGMGARLLMIAVLAVSVPLTVHNHTKRDYGVDYYKLQSYTYTVAVAVIAMAGGVLQIPVAVYLLCKSKRMTPSSLILDFSVCADVVVTVLLASGVGAGFGATNDILRFVRSRYVRWEDNSVKDDLEDYYNKAFVPLVFILLGMVLSMAATVVSARLRARATDDADADV from the exons ATGGCGCTGTCGCGGAAGGCGTGGATCGCCGCCGGCATGGGTGCGCGGCTGCTCATGATCGCCGTCCTGGCCGTGAGCGTGCCGCTCACGGTCCACAACCACACCAAGCGCGATTACGGCGTTGACTACTACAAGCTGCAGAGCTACAC GTACACGGTCGCCGTGGCGGTGATCGCGATGGCCGGCGGCGTGCTGCAGATCCCCGTCGCCGTCTACCTCCTCTGCAAGAGCAAGCGGATGACGCCCAGCTCCCTCATCCTCGACTTCAGCGTGTGCGCCGACGTG GTGGTGACCGTCCTGCTGGCCAGCGGCGTCGGTGCGGGGTTCGGCGCCACCAACGACATCTTGCGGTTCGTCCGGAGCCGCTACGTGAGATGGGAGGACAACAGCGTCAAGGACGACCTCGAGGACTACTACAACAAGGCCTTCGTCCCCTTGGTCTTCATCCTCCTCGGGATGGTACTGTCCATGGCCGCCACTGTCGTCTCGGCCAGGCTCCGGGCCCGGGCGACcgacgacgccgacgccgacgtctgA